A window of Limosilactobacillus reuteri genomic DNA:
TAAAAACTTTATCTACTATACAATTACTATTTAAAATTAAAACATCTGCGAACTCTTTTCGTTTTAATATTATCGCTGATACTTACAAAAAATACAAGGATTTTTCATTACTTTTTGACTTTTCTTAACCATTTAGTTTTTTCGCGTATTTACGGTATTCGTCAGCATAATTATATTGATTATTATATTTAGTTAAAAGTTCATCATCATGGGTATAAGCCCGCCCCGTCACCATCATCTTCTTGTAAAGGTCACGGTATGGCAAATCACTCTTATCGGCAATTTGTTTTTCCTGATCGCGACTATATCCAATATGACGGAAGCTAGTTTCAGCTAAACCAATATCGTCTACTTCCAAAATTAGATAATGAGCCCGCAAATCACGCTGGAGAGGTTGCCAGTGATTGAATGGCTCGCCGATTGCTCCGGGATTTAAAACCATGCGTTCATCACTCCCATACCGCAAAAGATCATGATGGACATGAGCATAAATGGCAATATCAACTGGCTCACCAGCGACATTAAACAGCTTATCAAAGTTTTCACTAGCTTGCGTGGGAAAAAGGTCTTGGCCCATATTAA
This region includes:
- a CDS encoding metallophosphoesterase family protein is translated as MKVRKGKSSVKKRIAVFSDTHGNLTALQAMYRDSIAQHVDEYWFIGDLLMPGPSVKPIWEILQELTPTVIVRGNWDDLVVRGARGMMDMERPSHIYFARLAQYVAEHAPDGMVDKIASWPMHVTKRVGPLNFGISHNLPWLNMGQDLFPTQASENFDKLFNVAGEPVDIAIYAHVHHDLLRYGSDERMVLNPGAIGEPFNHWQPLQRDLRAHYLILEVDDIGLAETSFRHIGYSRDQEKQIADKSDLPYRDLYKKMMVTGRAYTHDDELLTKYNNQYNYADEYRKYAKKLNG